The Danio rerio strain Tuebingen ecotype United States chromosome 1, GRCz12tu, whole genome shotgun sequence genome includes a region encoding these proteins:
- the lrrtm1 gene encoding leucine-rich repeat transmembrane neuronal protein 1 produces MLMDFLLIGLYLKWPLRKPPGLILCSLGIVLKIVPLVGGSCPRLCRCDNKQLYCEGLNLTDIPQNLSSAIGLSLRENNISELREGNFVGLSQLTWLYLDHNNIEIVEESAFERLRRIKELDLSTNRIESLPNGTFRPLPNLRILDLSYNRLQSLEPDLFHGLRKLTNLHLRYNALKFIPVRIFQDCRSMQFLDLGYNQLQSLARNSFAGLFKLTELHLEHNELVKVNLAHFPRLISLRTLYMRNNKATIVVNTLEWTWDYLEKIDFSNNEIEYIEPHVFESVPKLNTLMLDSNKLTYIDQRILDSWTSLSSITLSGNDWECSRNVCALASWLSNFQGQRDSGLLCANPDIAQGEDILDAVYAFQLCEDNVEATTQTFTVTRNRPRGFIYEGPTKNPYDLQDMEGGEVVTNSLTVTASADDLESTMKIHKVVTGTMALIFSFLIMVLMLYVSWKCFPAGVRQLRQCFTSQRRKQKQKQTMQQMATTSASEYYVDYKPNHIDGGLVIINEYGSCKCQQQASRECEV; encoded by the coding sequence ATGCTAATGGATTTCCTTCTAATTGGTCTGTACCTAAAGTGGCCGCTAAGGAAGCCCCCTGGGCTGATACTGTGCTCCCTGGGCATTGTTCTGAAAATAGTTCCTTTGGTGGGGGGGAGCTGTCCGAGGCTGTGCCGATGCGACAACAAGCAGTTGTATTGTGAGGGACTCAACCTGACAGATATCCCCCAAAACCTGAGCAGCGCCATTGGTTTGTCCCTACGTGAGAATAACATCTCTGAGCTGCGGGAAGGGAACTTTGTGGGCCTGTCACAGCTTACCTGGCTCTACTTGGATCATAACAATATTGAGATTGTCGAGGAGAGTGCTTTTGAGAGGCTGCGAAGGATTAAAGAGCTGGATCTGAGCACCAACCGTATAGAAAGTCTGCCCAACGGGACCTTTAGACCTCTGCCCAATCTGCGAATACTGGATTTATCCTATAACAGACTTCAGTCCTTGGAGCCAGACCTTTTCCATGGCCTTAGGAAGCTTACCAATTTACATTTGCGCTACAATGCCCTTAAATTCATCCCTGTGCGGATTTTCCAGGATTGCAGGAGCATGCAATTCCTGGATCTGGGTTACAACCAGCTGCAGAGCCTGGCACGTAATTCATTTGCCGGACTCTTTAAGCTTACTGAGCTGCATCTGGAGCACAATGAGTTGGTGAAAGTCAACCTAGCCCATTTCCCCCGCCTCATATCCCTGCGGACTCTCTACATGAGAAACAATAAGGCCACCATAGTGGTCAACACCCTTGAGTGGACCTGGGACTACTTGGAGAAGATTGACTTCTCCAACAATGAGATCGAGTACATCGAGCCACATGTGTTTGAGAGCGTGCCCAAACTGAACACTCTCATGCTGGACTCTAATAAACTGACTTACATAGATCAACGGATTTTGGACTCATGGACATCACTGAGCAGCATCACACTGTCAGGGAATGACTGGGAATGCAGCAGGAATGTCTGTGCCTTGGCTTCCTGGCTTAGCAATTTCCAGGGACAACGTGACAGTGGCCTGTTGTGTGCCAACCCGGACATTGCACAGGGTGAGGACATTCTGGATGCTGTCTATGCTTTTCAGTTATGCGAGGACAATGTGGAAGCAACCACACAGACCTTCACTGTCACCAGAAACCGACCCAGAGGCTTCATATATGAGGGCCCAACAAAAAATCCCTACGACCTACAGGATATGGAGGGTGGGGAAGTGGTGACCAACTCCTTAACAGTGACCGCTTCTGCTGATGACCTGGAGAGCACCATGAAGATCCACAAAGTGGTGACAGGAACCATGGCCCTCATTTTCTCCTTTCTGATCATGGTCCTCATGCTCTATGTGTCGTGGAAATGTTTCCCAGCGGGTGTCAGGCAGTTGAGGCAGTGCTTCACCAGCCAGCGTCGCAAGCAGAAGCAGAAGCAGACCATGCAGCAGATGGCTACTACGTCTGCATCCGAGTACTACGTTGACTACAAACCCAACCATATTGATGGGGGACTTGTCATCATCAATGAGTATGGTTCTTGCAAGTGCCAGCAACAGGCATCTCGAGAGTGCGAAGTGTGA